atcatgcatgaacttcttCCTCTAGTAAAAGGACAAGTACGGTgggactatatcactagccagataatttCCAAAAtcggcgaaccatggaatcaaatTATTagaagcggccaatacatgATCATCAGGGAAGGTATAATCAATTTTATCCTTTTCACCCAACTCCCGCATAGCTTCATAGTCCAATCTGGACAAGTGAtcaacaacttgattttcaatcccttttctatctttcacctaaaaattaaactctttCAATAGTAGCACCCATCTAATTAGACTTTGTTTCCTatccttcttttccatcaaatacctcaaagTAGAATGGTCAGTATGGACTATGACTTTCGTGCAAAGTAtataggagcgaaatttttcaaaagcaaatacCACCGCAATGAGCTCTTATTCAGTcacagtgtagttcttttgtgcTTCATTTAGGGCCTTACTTTCATAatagatggggtgaaggattttatcccttctttatcccaataccacaccgacagcaaccccactagcatcataaatcacctcaaatggcttaaTCCAATCTACGGAAATAATTATAGGTGTAGACActaacttctccttcaactctccaaacgccttcagacaagattcatcaaaatagaatttacattccttctcaagtaaTTCGCACAGAGGACgtgcaatttttgagaaatctttaATAAACCTCCGGTAGAAGCCCGCATGTCCCAGAAAACTTCTTTCaacttttacagagatgggtggaggaagtctctctataacttcaactttttttgatcaacctctatccccttctccgagatgcgatggcccaatactataccttctttcaccataaagtgacattttttccAATTTAGCATAAGATttcaatcttcacatcttttgagaacctcgGCCAACTGACTCAAACATCGATCAAAGGAGTCTCCAACCACTGAAAAGTCATCCATAAagacctcaatagtgtcctccaccatatcggagaatatcgacatcatacatatCTTGAAAGTGGTTGGTGAATTATACAACCCaaaaggcatcctcttgaaTGCAAACGTCCCATAGGTCAAGTGAAAGTGGTCTTCTCTTGATCCTCCGgggcaatagagatttgattgtaacccGAATAGCCGTCAATAAAACAATACCATCATTTTCCTACgagtctatctaacatctggTCCATGAAGGGCATCGGGAAATCGTCCTcctcagtccatgcattcagTTTCCagtaatccatacaaactctccatcAAGTCACAggcctcattggaacaagctcgtACCTCTCACTGGGAAATATTGTCATTCCCCCTTTTTGGTCACACACTGAACATGGCATATCTAATTACTATCTGCAATAGGGTATATGACTCCACATCTAACCACTTAACGATCTCCTTCTTCACAACCTCTTGCATACGTTGATTCAACTTTCTTTGGTGCTAAATACTTGGCttgtgatcgggcatgagttggattttgtgtgaacaaataaCGGGACgtatcccaataatgtccgcaataatCCAACCAATGGCTCATTTGAACATCTTTCAACACTTCTACCAAACATTCTAGTTGTTGAACATTCAAATTCTATGAAATGATTAATGGCAAATTGTTGTctcttcccaagaatacatacgcAGATGAGGTGATAGAGCCTTAAACTCTAgttttggagcctcctcaatagatggtctCGCCAGTGGAGACTCGCAATTCTTCATATCTAtctccaatttctttggttttgaCCGATATTCACCTCATTCAAGTGAAACAACCAAaaacccatactcttcaatacgaTCACtctaaaaatttatgatcactACCGCTAGTGCATCAACACCAAGGCGCTCTTCGATTTGTACCTCGGACATACTCTCAAccctgtaggatatagcagatacatTTTGGATCTCACCgctctgcttcatggacctacaaatgttgaaagttgtTTCTTCATCGTTCAACCTAACCTTCATCTgcctttttccatatcaaccaaggctaGACCAGTAGCAAGGAACGGCCTCctaagaataataggcacctcaaaatccacctcaaagtcaagaatcacaaaatcggccgAAAATATAAACGACTCCACCTTCAcgagcacatcatggagtatcccaatgGGCCTCTTCACTGTTCAATCTGCCATCAATAACCGCATCGCAATGGGCTTtaggtcacccaaacccaatttcttataaatggaGAGAGGCATGATATCTATGTTTGAACcaagatcacatagtgctttaCCAAAGTGTAATAAGCCGATGGTACATTaaatagtgaaagcacccgaATCTTTTTTCTTCTGCACAAGAGACcatgtagcaatagcactacaatgctgcattcggTCATCATCCTCAAAGCATACCAATCTCCTCTTTGTAACCATAtccttcatgaacttggcataaccgggcatttgctCCAAAGCTTCTATAAAAGGGACATCGAcggaaagttgtttcaacatagaGATAAAAcaccggtatttaccatcctcagtatTCTTCACCAATCTTTGAGGGAATGGTGGTGGTTGTCAAGGAATAGGGATCACTTTTTGGGGTACCTCTGCTTCTTTCACCGTTTTGTCCACCAATTCACCCCTAGTTTCCATGACCTCTTCATCTTTTATTCATCTCATCTTCTACCACAGACAGCATATGTGGATCAATAGTTTGCTTACCTCCTCAAGTAGTGACTGTCATGCAACgtccatcatttttaggattttgaatgatatttctaggaagagtgcccggttgtcgTGGGTTCACAGTAGTGGATATTTGGGCCATTTGTAACTCAAGATGTTTAATCAAGACCGCATGTGCATCAaccttttgcccaatattaGCCTAATCCCCTCTCAATTCCATGgagtgctcatcactagcatcaaactttctcatcatcttctgcaacatatcTTTATCTTGCGCCATACAACCTCCACCATCAAGAGGAGCAACTTCCCAATTTTGAGGTCAAACATAGGGCCCGCTTtgatcatttctgttaccatagttaccccgatTGAAGTTGTTATCGCGGttatagtttccatctcgaacataTTGGCCCTCTctgttgtaattcccatagttttgtctttgatttccttgaccttgacACCAATTCTTCTAATTGGATCCCTGGGCATTAGGTCGGAAACCCCCTGTCtgatcattcactgcataagtGTCCTCTTCATTATAGTAGTCATCTGCTAACGATGGTGGTCTAGTCAAGTAATTCACCGAATTTACCTTCTATGCACCTCCTGTGACATGTATCAATACAAACCCAAGCTcaattctcatttgagccatctcttcacgaatctcatctatgGACGGATTGTGTGTagcttgcactgcaaaggtgtttctctcAGTATTTGTctttctagtactccaagcctTATTGTTGCGAGAGATTTTCTGCAAGTTCTATACGATCTCTACATATGTACACTGACCATAAGAACCACTAGCAATAGTATCAATCACtgccttattattatcatctttccccgatagaagtactctttcaacgactcatcatcaatatggtgGTTTGGGTTACCTCTCACGTAAGCAGTAAATATGTCCCAAGAGTTACTCACCGACTCCCCAGGtggtgccacaaagttgttcactctatctaCGTGGTTGAACTTTTTGGAAACTGCTTAGTACCgtgctaggaacacatccctcaattgatccCAGGTATAGATAGAATTATAGGCAACTTAATAAACCATATTGCAGTATGTCTTGTCAGTCAAAGAGGGAATACTCTTAACCCGATGACGTTCATATCCAAGtctggcctccctacacaactctttcACACCGACATCAGTTTTGCGATGTGAACATGTGGATCTTTAGAttgtagccctgaaaacaaaccgaTTGCGGGGATCATCAGCgtcaagctactagttaccacgaatgtGTGACCTTGCAGTAGAAGAGGTAGGACAAGAGGTCCATCAGAATAAGTGATGTTAATGTTGCCCCTATagaactcttgagggcgtgggaTGGGAAGTTCCATTATTAAAGCATCTTTAATTGGGTTTTCTGCAACCACTTGATTGTGAGCATCAACCGATGGTGGGAGATAGCAATTGATTCAATCACCTAGATTAGCTGGGTTTTGCGGATTATTCATTCTTCGAAGTGTACGGTTTAGTTCAAAATCGAATGGAAGAATTGGTTCTCCTCGGttccgtgtacttggcatacactagagctagacttgagagaaaaacaaaaacaaaagaaaaaagtaatgttagtaaattgttgactaaaattcagtaatgttattaaagttaatctaaaagccactttccccgCAGAGGCGCCAAAATTTGGTAAACTCAAATTATACCTctctaaagaagtataagcagtCGTATcatgtaaagaacccaactattaggttagGGTCGATCCAACGAGGAAAAATGGTTTAGATATAACTTCAATGtacgattacctctatttagtcaagtcctttctaaaaataggaaattaaaGGGGGGATTTCGTGAAACAAAACTCTTTTAGTATTGCAaagtaaaacaagtaacaaGATTCAGTCTTTGGTGTTTATCaaattgtgagagaaactaaggtccaagtgttccccataggttgaTCACAATGTATCCCTAgatataacaattcttccctattgttttgcatgcaaagtgataagttaggtatctctaaatccttggtaaCGCATTTAGAGAATATCACCCCATACCTTGATCCGGCTATGTGTGTCTAAGTTattaacccttatctttacttcatattaagcatcgtattcgatatatggcttagttattacttcacaccaattgagactatcctattagatagtatcctactaatctatgttgataattcttttcctattaactacctccttggtccggcaagtagcaataaggcgagttctaacacgTGCACTTGTTACGAAGaattctaagcgaaagaattattaatgcatgcaataacctatttgagaattgttattaagataggtttactttgttaataaCCCATGGTTCCCAGAACCcaagttgtggatttagttacccatgcatagaagaacacaattcagggttgataaataataaatcatgaacttatttttacaaattcgaagaaaatccagaaattcaacttcaaaCCACACAAATCACTTGAACACCAAATccggaaatttgaattaatgtcAAAGTTGCAAAAAAATCCCCaagaacaaactaaaaaaatagtaatagaatccaaccccaaaaatgaggttttacaccatatttatagaaaacattgcctaaaataaaaggaattcaaataagaaaagttgtccaaaaaatGTGACTTCAATCAACGACCCCCATAGACGGTATGTCGATGACCGTCGACTGCTTCCGTATGTCCAGACTTAGCATCTTTTTTTAGCCTTCAACTagcatcttctctgatccaacCGACAGACCAACAGCATTGTCTGTCGATGCACCTACAGTCCGTCAATGCCCTCTGTCGTTCAATAGTTAGCTTTTCTTTAACTCCGGGTACTGGGACATTCTCTAGTCAGATCGACGATTTATCAGGACGttccgtcgatcaatcgacacACCATCGATCCTTCCGTatccccacacttggtcaaaaTTCCCCGAGTTGCTTCCATATGCCTAAACCTTCAGTCGAAGGTCACCATCTATGGTCCGTCAATGGgacgacggaccgttgatggCCTTCGTGGGTCACCTCTGCACTAAATTTCCATAGTCTTTTGCGTTTTGGCTATGGACACCTTTCctacaaaacaaagataaaaacatattaaaattactacaaaaaggttctagacacacaccaatcttaaggaaaaaacattgaaagtaccgtgaaaccgcGGTACATTAGTCACCTGGACAACGGCTCGTCGACTGGTCTCGTAGGTAGTCACTTTCATTTGACAGCTTTTGGCTATTTttgaagggtcctcctcaaggacccttagggctGTCCTGGGGGAGTTGTGCCCGGACGTTTTGACTATAAATGTATTATAATACACGTTTAACAGATTCCTACCAAATTTCATCGAATTACGTACGACCCCATGAAACATATCAAGGCACACTAACCTCTATTTTATAATTCACCatacgtcatggacgttccttgacgttttgactcgaaaacttcctaaatgatttatatacattaatttaggCCTTAAAACAGTATTACAAGGTCTAGACTAGGTCTTAGACTCCCGGAGTATTACACTACGGACCCATAACACTTCTACCATGAAGGGCACCATGCTTAGGTCTACCGCTCAAGGTTCATAAGGATAGACTATTGACTTTCTTAGATAAGGTTTTCTACCGTTCCAACCCACCGTCTCTAAGTCTATAATTTTACACAAGAAGGAGGCACAATCATAAGGTATACCTCTTAGGTTTTACATTCACCTAGAGATCTAGACTCATCAAGAAGGGGCACCATTCTTAGTTCTATCGGTTCAAGGCATAGCCTAAAAGTATCCTTTAGCATTTATAGAAAGGGCAACTAAGTCTACCAATAAGGATGCAACATCACAATATAGAGTTCCTTTAAAATCTATCATCAACACACATAACAATTAAGAAGGAATAGACCTTTCATCACTATGTATCAACCTTACATTGCACGCCCATACATATATACCTTAAGACCACAAGTCAATTCATCATATAacatgccttcaaggccatgatcacaatacaCATAAGCACACacacatattttttcttattatattgttcttgtgtggtatggtccacttatggtggcggtgtttatatatatactagttctCGACACGTGCTTTGCACGTTAGTCCCACGAAAATAAAactacatgtgtgtgtgtgtgtgtgagagtgagagagagagttatattaaatcattattatttccTCTAACATCacgattatatatttattttaattacttcTACTTAAATAAAAGCATATTTTGCATAAACTATTCAAGTATTATCAATCTCATCATGTATTAATATAAGTTTTGTCAATTAACAACACTTACAagcataataacacaaaaacgAAGAACTTTTTTTTCATAACAATGCAAGtacataattacataaatatatggATTGCATACCAAATCCATTTTggaaaaccataccttaactccaaaatgaaaaagaaaaacttaaaatcataatctaacataaaaaagatctaagaaaatatataagttaTATCTTAAATAGTTAAGTTTAACGTTGAACTATGTTGTAAGAAAGCGTCTCTtgcttttcttttaatttcaaaatgaagCTATTTTTTCTTATCTTTAGTTAGCTTCTTGACgacatatattcatatcataatttaggaagaaaaaaagagaatagaagatgatagaaaagaaaagaatgataATCTAGGAAGCaattaatatgtatttatagTGATATTTGATTGTCTTTTCACCTATCAAATTTTTTCACCTACCAAATTTTTGATGGGGCACATTGAATCATGATAGAtacatttattttagtttataaattCAAAGAATCACAAACTTTGAATAGtttcatacattattgtttcatgatagataaatttatgttactttcaaaattcaaagaatcacaaaattcaaagaggtttatacattattgttttctactctaatttaattataatcattatgtcataactaaaaaattaaagtgtagTTGTTGGATTTTATATTCTAccattatgtaattaaatattagtatttaaaaaataaattaatttattttgatttagtggagaggtaaaatggtaatccaactttaaaagttaaagcTTCCCACtcataatatatatcatttgtaTTCAAATCTATTATATCACATGtatagagaaagagagagagagaatatataattcatacaaaTGAGAATCCCCGCAACTTCTAAGTAAAGATCTAAATCATTCTCCGTACGCGTATAGGCGGAACTCAATGATTTCTAATTGTTATACATTTATTAAAGTCTATTCCTAAGCAAGGAAAGTGTATTAGATGTGGTTAAGACTTATAAGAGACCATTAGCACTAAGTCAAATTCAAAGTCTTTCTACCAGTTAAGTTTTTTCATAAGAGTTCATGCAAGAGAAAATTTTAATTGACCATATATCCCATGATACCAAATTTTAGATGATCTACAACCTATCAAATTGATGCTATTTGAACCTAGCTTTCAATGCATCAAACCATTTGTCAATCCAATATTTATCACGAAGTTATGCTCATTTTATTCCACACTATCTTGTTGTGCACGAGCCACACGCCAGTTGTGTGAGGTAGAGGCTACTCTATTTTGTGTGCCTACGACGCTATTTATATCATTTGACAAAAGaaggttaaaaatattttcaaaatgggAAGAACTGATTTAAAAGCTAGCTCTAGTCATGGTTTATACATTTGTTGTTTCGCTTTATGACTTATAATCAGGAGTAAACTCTTCACGCTATagttttttaaaagtcatttgGTTTAATTGATAATGAGACTAGCTTGATAATTTGTTTTGGTAATGATGCCTTGTGCGGTAAAACTTTGAATCATTCTTGTATATGCATGTTGTATAGAACTTTCCCCAAAATGTATTTCAAGGTGAAATTCTATATATGACTTAGCTTGAAAGATGAATCTGTACCCTTTTTGATTAGCCACTCTTCCCCAAATTTATCTTCCATTGCTGTAATCTTAGTCAGCCCCATTGAGACTGAACCGAATTTTTTTGTCACTTGGATATATACCTTGACTGTTTAAAATCCTCTGTTTTCGGCACACTCATGTTTCCCTAATTGTTAATAATTTGTGATGTAGGCTAAAAACCTAAGTTTTGGAGAGAAAAATTGAACAAGTCGTGATGCAGGCAAAAGCCTAAGTTTTGGGGAGAAAAAGTGATCAAGTCGTGATGCAGGCAAAAACCTAAGTTTGGGAGTTTGTGCACCTATAAAACAATGAGGAGAGCTAAAAGCATAGATCACCATAAACTTCAAAATAAGATGTGCTGAAATGAGTTCACagatgaaagaaataaaagaaggaaaacAAGAAAATTGTTGGTACTAGCTCAATGTGTGCACATGCCTTGGTTGAAGAGAAAAATGGGTGCTTGAAATGATTAAACATCATGACAAAGGAGAAATAAGGTGGAAGTGACCAAATTATGCCATACCTTTTGCTCAAGCCTAAGTTAAGCCTGATCCTTGTCAATCTATATTAGTGGCGATCTACATATAGAGCAAGCCTATGGATTAATGTGCTTATATTTGAGTTGCAATTGGGAAGATATGTAACATTTTTAACCAGTATAATAACTCACAGTTAGTAGAACCACTACCACTGGATGTGTAAATTTTGGGTGGggaattttaaaacttataagTAAATAAACTAGTACATACACATTAGCATGTAAACTGATTTATCCAAGTGTGGAGTAAGCTTCACCAGGACCATTAATAAAGATGAGACAGTTTGGCAAAATCTAAGTACAAACATGTCTGTTCACAACATACAACCTAAATGATAACTCAAATTGGTTCTTtactattctttttttaaatctttacCAATCAGAAACATCATAAAATAGgcatttaaaaagttaaaacagACACCACCATCTCCTGCCATGGTTATTAACCTGCTGAGAGGGCAAAGGTTGATTAGTACGTCGCCCTTGTGAACAGAAAATAGGGAGACAAAGGCTCCTCACCATCAACGGATTTCCTAACGAGAACATCAGAATGACTCCAACAACAGGAGCAGCAGCTGCAagaaaccattttcctcgtgcaCTCTCACGACCAAATTGGTGATTGACAGCCTCATTATAGATTACTTCTCCTTATTCTGTTCTACTGTAACCTTTGATATATCACCAAATTACTGGCCCTTTGCTTTTTGTGCTCATAATCCAGGTCATCAGTTGGAAGTTCATAAGGGCAGAGGGGGCACGAGTTTCTTGACACTAGCCAAGGAAAATATAGGAGGAGTGATACAAGTGAGAATAAGGAAGTTGGTTTGCAACTGTGCCAACAAAAAGAGAATCCTTGCAGATTGCACAAGACAAACTATCCAGCTGTTTATGGTATTCTTTAACAAGGAAGCACCACAGATCATTTAAAACAGAGACAGTTGTGGGTGGGCTCCTCTTCAATCAAGATAGTCAGTCTGTTGGAATTGTTCTAACTCAGGAACAAATCTTTGATTGCACTCGGGAGATCTGATATGAACTGTACCCAGAAATTCATAAGAGAGATTTCGAGGATTGGGTATAGCTGATCTATAGCACCCACATAGTGTTGTGCATCAGTATCAAACTCCTCCTATTCATTATGAGAGTTCCAATTATAGATACCAGCGTGCATGGGGTCAATATCAGTATGAGTCTCAAAGTCACTCCCAGAAGAATGATCATTATCAACGTAAGTATTACCATCAACAGAAGCATCAAAGTTCCCTCCATAGGCTCTATTAATGTTCCTATATCCAGTGATGGATTCAGTCTCCTCAAAGAGAGAATCAACACCATCACTTTCAGCATCGGAATGAACCCTCTTCGACCTCCTAGACTCAATCCAGGATCTAGTTTGATAATCTCGCATGGGTGTCCCAAGATCCTCCAGGAGTAAGAATTTACAatcatcaaatatatttattgctTCAAAGTTAGCAGGCTCATTATTATCTGATATGAACAGTGTATGACATAAAGCACACGAAGGAGAGAATCTAGTTTGGGGAATAGCCAAATTGTTAGTTAGCAGAGATAATTCTGGTGAAACAGAATGTGAGTTTGCATCCATCTGCATATATAGTGCATAAAAGAAACAGATGAATATTCATTCAGCAGCATGTAGATGGTTCAACAAAGACTAAAAAAAACAACCAACAAGCA
The nucleotide sequence above comes from Solanum pennellii chromosome 9, SPENNV200. Encoded proteins:
- the LOC114074001 gene encoding uncharacterized protein LOC114074001, with protein sequence MDANSHSVSPELSLLTNNLAIPQTRFSPSCALCHTLFISDNNEPANFEAINIFDDCKFLLLEDLGTPMRDYQTRSWIESRRSKRVHSDAESDGVDSLFEETESITGYRNINRAYGGNFDASVDGNTYVDNDHSSGSDFETHTDIDPMHAGIYNWNSHNE